CGACTCCGGGCGGGTTTTTTTATGGCTGCGTTTCGAGGCGCGAGCAGGAAGAGATTGCCTCGTCCGGGCGCTTGCTTCGCCCGACGAGGGCCTGCGCGTGTGGCGCGCGGCCTCGGTGGGTCCGTCGCCTGTCCTTGTACGGCAACGGTTTAGCCCGCACTCCGATGGAGTGCGGCCTATTTTTTTGTGCTCGGGATTCTTTGCGGCGCCGGCCGGATGGCCGAAAAGAGGAGAGCCGGCGACGCCGGGAAGCGTCGCGCGACATGAAGCGGTTCAGGTGTCGGCGCGACGCGTTCCCATCCACGGCAGACGTTTGATCACGCCGGTGGCGAGCGCGGTGCCGACCAGAATCACGCCGCAACCTTCCAGCATGCCGGGCGAGACGCCTTCGCCGAGAAACAGCGCGCCCCACAGAATGCCGAAGATCGGAATGACGAAGGTCACCGTGATCGCGCGCGCCGGCCCGGCCACTGCGATCAGATGGAAGAACAGCATATACGCGACGCCGGTGCAGGCGACGCCGAGCGCAATCACCGCGCCCCATGCGTGCAGCGAGATCGGCGCCGCCGGCCAGTAGATCACGGCGAGCGGCAGCAGCACGATCGTGGCGCCGGTCATGGTGCCGGTGGCGACGGTCAGGGCGTCGACGCCGGTCAGATGGCGCTTGGTGTAGTTGGCGGCGATGCCGTACAGCAGCGTGGCGCCGAGCGCCGCGCCAGCCGCGAGCGCGGTGGTGAGCGGCGTGGCCGGCGTGCCGTTCGGCGCGGCGATCTGATCCCACACCAGCATCAGCACGCCAAGAAAGCCGATCACAAGACCGAGCGTGCGCAGCGCGCTCAGCCGGTCGCGCAACCAGAGAAAGCCGACCAGCGCGCCCCACAGTGGCGTGCTCGCATTGATCACGGACGTGACGCCCGCCGACAGCGTCAATTCGGCATAGGCGAACAGGCAGAAGGGCGCCGCCGAATTCAGAATGCCGACCACCAGCAGCGGGAAGGCTCGCGTGCGCAGGATGGCCGCGGATTGGCGCAGCGGGCGTCGCGCGATCAGCACGATCGCGAGAAACGCCGCGCCGATGCCGACGCGCAGCGCC
The nucleotide sequence above comes from Paraburkholderia sp. FT54. Encoded proteins:
- a CDS encoding DMT family transporter, translating into MNAKNLLQLLILAALWGASFLFIRVGVTDFGVAPLMALRVGIGAAFLAIVLIARRPLRQSAAILRTRAFPLLVVGILNSAAPFCLFAYAELTLSAGVTSVINASTPLWGALVGFLWLRDRLSALRTLGLVIGFLGVLMLVWDQIAAPNGTPATPLTTALAAGAALGATLLYGIAANYTKRHLTGVDALTVATGTMTGATIVLLPLAVIYWPAAPISLHAWGAVIALGVACTGVAYMLFFHLIAVAGPARAITVTFVIPIFGILWGALFLGEGVSPGMLEGCGVILVGTALATGVIKRLPWMGTRRADT